The following are encoded together in the Notolabrus celidotus isolate fNotCel1 chromosome 9, fNotCel1.pri, whole genome shotgun sequence genome:
- the unc45b gene encoding protein unc-45 homolog B produces MGDPVQLKDDGNKHFQAGEIDKAIECYTKAISGCKDKKVLAVIYRNRSACYLKKESYANAASDASKAIDVDAADIKALYRRCQALEKLGKLDMAFKDVQRCATIEPKNKTFLETLRRLGAEIQAKLKTTFSTDSRVQNMFDILLDEEMDKDKKEKAANNLIVLSREDAGAERIFQNNGMSLLLTMIETGKPEMILAAIRTMSGMCTGHKARAMAIINMVGVDKMCSIMAVDNEEISLAACNLFQCVNDSLTGGDKREYGKEEALVLDASKDLKTILLSLLEMVASKKVSGHGRDQALNLLSKNVPRKNKKEQDHSRTLFTIDNGLKKILKVCGQVTELPDQLPLTENTQLIASVLLTKLYDDLKCDPERDNFRDICDAYIKSKIDPNDMDKTIHAINTISGLLQGPFDVGNALIGHQGIMEMMVALCASEREVDQMVAVEALIHSSTKMSRASFIITNGVSLLKDIYKKTKNERIKIRALVGLCKLGSAGGDDYSLRQFAEGSTEKLAKQCRKWLCNPQIDTKTRNWAIEGLAYLTNDADVKDDFVEDEAAMKAMFELAKSRDKTILYAVSCTLVNCTNCYEKKDILPELVQLAKFSKQHVPEQHPKDKKDFIERRVKKLLKAGVTSALAVMVKADNSILTDQTKEMLSRVFLALSEDPKDRGIIVAQGGGKALIPLALDGTEAGKVKACHCLAKIAAISNPEIAFPGERVYEVVRPLINLLQTDRDGIQNYEALKGLTNLAGFSEKLRVKILKENAIPEIENYMFEDHDQIRQAATECMCNLVTCKDVQERYLEDGNDKLKLLILLCGEDDEKLQIAAAGALAMLTAAQKKLCNKLTMVTTQWMEILQRLCLHDNPWIQHRGLVIVFNMLNSDDSELSKKLIESEMLEILSVIGKADDNPKRQDAIDAARVCLVKAMELGLIKPFSSPS; encoded by the exons ATGGGAGACCCGGTCCAGTTAAAAGACGACGGAAACAAACACTTCCAAGCGGGAGAGATTGACAAAGCCATTGAATGCTATACTAAAGCCATCAGTGGTTGCAAGGACAAAAAAGTGCTTGCTGTCATATACAGGAACAGATCAGCATGCTACCTGAAAAAG GAAAGCTATGCAAATGCAGCATCTGACGCATCTAAAG CAATCGATGTTGATGCAGCTGATATTAAAGCCTTGTACCGGCGTTGTCAAGCTCTGGAGAAGCTAGGTAAACTTGACATGGCTTTTAAGGATGTACAGAGATGTGCCACCATTGAACCGAAGAACAAGACTTTCCTGGAGACTCTACGCAGACTTGGAGCAGAAATTCAAGCCAAG CTCAAGACAACATTTTCGACCGATTCAAGGGTACAGAATATGTTCGACATTCTTCTTGATGAAGAAATGGACAAggataaaaaggaaaaa GCTGCAAACAACCTGATTGTGCTGTCTAGAGAGGATGCTGGAGCAGAGAGAATCTTCCAGAATAATGGcatgtctttgctactcaccATGATAGAGACAGGCAAACCAGAGATGATCTTGGCTGCCATTCGCACAATGTCAGGAATGTGCACAGGACACAAAGCTCGG GCAATGGCCATAATTAACATGGTGGGTGTTGATAAGATGTGCAGCATCATGGCTGTTGACAATGAAGAGATTTCACTGGCAGCCTGCAACCTATTCCAGTGTGTCAATGACTCCCTCACTGGTGGAGATAAAAGAGAATATGGGAAAGAAGAGGCTCTGGTTTTGG ATGCATCCAAAGACCTGAAAACTATTCTTCTATCCCTGCTGGAGATGGTCGCCAGTAAGAAGGTGTCTGGTCATGGCAGAGACCAGGCTCTAAACCTATTGAGCAAAAATGTACCTcgcaaaaacaagaaagagcaAGACCACTCCAGGACGCTCTTCACTATTGACAATG GTCTGAAGAAGATCCTCAAGGTGTGTGGTCAGGTGACTGAACTGCCAGACCAGCTGCctttaacagaaaacacacagctgATTGCCAGTGTGCTTCTCACCAAGCTCTATGACGACCTTAAATGTGACCCTGAGAGAGACAACTTCAGAGACATTTGTGATGCATATATCAA ATCCAAAATTGACCCTAACGACATGGACAAGACCATTCATGCTATCAATACCATCTCAGGACTCCTTCAGGGTCCCTTCGACGTGGGCAATGCTCTGATTGGACACCAAGGTATAATGGAAATGATGGTGGCATTGTGTGCCTCCGAACGTGAGGTTGACCAGATGGTTGCTGTGGAGGCTCTGATCCATTCCTCCACAAAGATGAGTCGAGCCAGCTTCATCATCACCAACGGTGTGTCCCTGCTCAAGGACATCTACAAGAAGACCAAGAATGAGAGGATTAAGATACGTGCGCTGGTG GGTCTCTGTAAACTGGGTTCTGCTGGTGGTGATGATTACAGTTTAAGGCAGTTTGCTGAAGGCTCCACAGAGAAGCTCGCCAAGCAGTGCAGAAA GTGGCTTTGTAATCCCCAGATTGATACCAAAACAAGAAACTGGGCTATAGAGGGTCTTGCTTATTTGACTAATGATGCTGATGTGAAAGATGACTTCGTTGAGGATGAGGCTGCCATGAAAGCTATGTTTGAACTGGCCAAG tctAGGGATAAGACAATCTTATATGCAGTATCTTGCACCCTGGTTAACTGCACCAATTGCTACGAAAAGAAAGACATCCTCCCTGAGCTGGTTCAGCTTGCCAAgttctcaaagcaacatgtcCCTGAACAACATCCCAAg GACAAGAAGGATTTTATTGAGAGGAGAGTGAAAAAGCTTCTGAAGGCTGGAGTCACATCAGCCCTTGCTGTCATGGTCAAAGCAGACAACTCCATCCTGACTGACCAGACAAAGGAGATGCTGTCAAG gGTTTTCTTGGCATTGTCAGAGGATCCAAAGGACAGGGGAATTATTGTTGCCCAAGGTGGGGGGAAG GCTTTGATACCACTTGCCCTGGACGGCACAGAAGCTGGGAAGGTAAAGGCCTGTCACTGCCTTGCCAAGATTGCAGCTATTTCTAACCCTGAAATTGCCTTCCCGGGTGAGAGG GTGTATGAGGTGGTACGGCCTTTGATTAACCTCCTTCAAACAGATAGAGATGGAATTCAAAACTATGAAGCTCTGAAAGGCCTCACCAACCTCGCTGGTTTCAGTGAAAAACTAAG GGTAAAGATTTTGAAAGAGAACGCCATACCAGAAATTGAGAACTACATGTTTGAGGATCATGACCAGATCAGACAGGCTGCCACTGAATGCATGTGCAACCTTGTTACATGTAAAGAT GTCCAAGAACGCTACCTGGAAGATGGCAATGATAAGTTGAAGCTGCTAATTCTGCTGTGTGGCGAAGATGATGAAAAACTCCAGATAGCTGCAGCTGGAGCTCTGGCCATGCTCACTGCTGCTCAGAAGAAGCTCTGCAACAAGTTGACCATGGTG ACGACCCAGTGGATGGAAATCCTGCAGAGGTTGTGCCTGCACGACAACCCTTGGATACAGCACCGTGGCCTGGTAATTGTCTTCAACATGCTCAACTCAGACGACAGTGAGCTGTCCAAAAAGCTGATCGAGAGTGAGATGCTGGAAATCCTCTCTGTGATCGGCAAGGCTGACGATAATCCCAAGAGGCAGGATGCCATCGATGCGGCACGTGTGTGCCTTGTCAAAGCTATGGAACTTGGTCTCATCAAACCTTTCTCCAGCCCTTCCTAA